The nucleotide window ACTCTCCAAGGCCAGGGTCCCGAGGAGGGCTCATGCCAGGCCTGTCTGCGCGAGTGGCATAGCAGAAGTGTGAATTGTTTTTTTCCCAAGCTGCCTGCCCCTCCTCTGGCCACGCACCCGCACCGTCGTCTAGCCCGCGCAGCCCCGGGCCGGCCATCTGACGTCTCCGAGGGCGGGCAGCGGTCTCGGGCTCTCTGGGGTCCTGCGGCCTTCTTGGCTCCTCCCACCTGTCTCCCGAGCAGGTGCACCCAAGGCGGGGCCACGTTGTCCCCTTCTCCTGGCTTGGAATTTGGCTGGACATGCGCATATTGGCCCAGCCAAATACGGTCAGACGAGTTGCCCCAGTGGACACCAGCCTGCTCTGTCCAGGGGTTCTCCAGTCCTCCGGGACCGACCTCTGCCGGACCATCCGCGCTTCGCATCCAGGAGGGGCGACCCTCCACAGGCCCCGCCCCTCGTGGCCACGTGCCCCAGCATGGCCAATCAGAGCACGCCATTCCCAAGCCACCGTGATTGGCTCAGGGGCGGGCACTTGACCCCAAAAAGACCCAACCGGAGTTTCCTCCGAGCCCGGCGGGACATCAGCTGCCCGCGCCGGCAGGTGGCCAGGGGACCCACGCGGGGCCGCGGGCCGCCGTCTGCATTCCTACCCCAGTGGGGGTCTCCCCTGCCCTGCCGAGGCAACCGGGGAACTGGACGGGGGGCACTCCCGCCCCAGACCCAGGGCCCCGCCCGTGGCCCCGCCCCCGTCTCACGCCCACGCCCGCTACCGGGGATCTGTCCCAGAGTCCCCGGGTTTCAGGCTGCGGCTCCcggtttcctcctctctctggccATCTCGCTTTGTGGCCGTGCGCGCGCTTCCTCCCTTGCTGGTCCCGCTTATCCACtcgttcattcgttcattcactcatccCTCGCCCAGGCCCTCCCTCACTGGTCGCTTTTCCCGCCTGCCTGCCTCGCCCTACCCTGCGGCGGCTCCTGCCCAGCTTCTATGCCACGACCCTGACCCTCCGACTCGTCCTCTCTTCGGCCAGAGGTCTGTCGGGAGCTTAGACACTGTCACTCCCGTCTTAAGTCTTGGGGACAGAGCTGCGGTCGGTGCAGCCCAGGCCGGGCTGAGCCACGACCACCGCCCCTGGGCGGGGCTTTCTCCTGCCTCACGGCCTTGCCCCTGCGGACCCTCGGCCTCCGCCCTCCTCCCCTCGCAGGCCTTCGCGTAGCCTGGTGGGGTGGGCCTGGGGCAGCGCTGGACGCGATGAGCTGACGCGTCGGAGCCGGTGGCCTGCGCGGTGAGGGTGGGCCTGGGGAGGTTTGGGGCGGAATACGGGCGGATGGCAGGGCTCGGTCCAGTGCACGCAGGTGGGGCGCCGTGACAGCCCACGGAGGTCCCGGGCACACCGGCCCTCGGCCTTCACACCCGTTCCCTCCCATCTCTGGAGGGGAACCAAGGCCGGCCACCTGCCCCCGGTTCCCGGCCAGAGCAGGAGGTGGAGCCGCAGCTAGAGCGGCCGGGGGAGGGcgctgggggtgaggggagaagaCTGGGCccgggggagaggagggagggctgggggggaGGAGGGCCGGGCCCGGGGGAGGGGGCTGGCGGTGAGGGGAGTgccgagggagggaggagagccggGCCGGAGGCGGGACGCGGCGGCGAGGAGGAGCCCAGGGGGCCCAGCCGTCCCGCCCGCCCTGCTCGCGTCGGCTGCGCTTCGGGGCGGGGTTTGGGCGGCGCAGGCGGGACGGTACCGGGTGCGAGTCGGAGGAAGCCGGAAGCCACCTTGCCACCCCGGCCTCGCTCCGGCGCCGGCTGCGTGTACCTGCTCAGGCTCGGTGCCCGCTGTCCCCGCTTGGCCCGGGCGTTGGGCTGCTCGCTGGGGCTGCAGGGTGGGGACCGGCCGTGCGCTCACCTGGGAGTGGCTGCGTTTGGGTTCCGCCCACCCCGGGTGGCCGGGCCATGGGGACCGCGCTTGTGTACCACGAGGACATGACGGCCGCCCGGCTGCTCTGGGACGAGTAAGTGTGACTTGGCAGAggcaggggatggggagggggctctggaCTCCAAGCTCTCTGTGCACTCAGCCCAGAGTGTGAGATCGAGTGTCCTGAGCGCCTGACTACAGCCCTGGAAAGCCTGCAGCAGCGTGGCCTAGAGCAGAGGTGTCTACGGTTGGCCGCCAGAGAGGCCTCGGAGGAGGAGCTGGGCCTGGTGCACAGGTCAGACCCCGCGTGGCAGGCCACACGCCCTGGAGTAGGCTGCTTAAGACCTGGCAGGCCCCAGCCTGCCACTGCCTCTGAAACAGAGCCTCTCCCCCTCAACCCGTGCCTGTTTCCCCACCTGGTGGGGGGGGGTGAGGGAGCAGTGAGGTGGGCAGTCCCACCAGGGGTCCAgccccttcttctccctcccctccttctggTGACCCCTGCCTGGCCTGCCTGCCCCTCTGCAGCCCGGAGTACGTGGCCATGTTGCGGGGGACCCAGGCCTTGGGCACCAGGGAGCTCCAGGCGCTGTCTGGACAGTATGATGCCATCTACTTCCATCCGGTTCGTGCCCCGGGGACACTCCCACCCAGACACATCTGCATGCCTATGCCTGTTCTCGGCCATGGCTGCCGACCCCGCCAGTGTCCCTGTGCTCCTGAACGTGCCAACGCCCTGTACACCCGCCGGCTGACGCTGTTGGCACCTAGGATGGTGTAGCCTGTTTTGCTCAGCGCTTGGTGTCCTGTAGCTTGGCACAGGCCTGGGCAGAGCCTGTGAGGGTAGCAGGCAGGGACTCActtgcacccccacccccacagaacACCTTCCACTGTGCTCGGCTGGCCGCAGGGGCTGCGCTGCAGCTGGTGGACGCTGTGCTGACTGGAGCTGTGCACAACGGGCTCGCTCTGGTGAGGTGAGAGCTGTCCTCGTCCCCTGGCCGCCCCGACCCGTGGGTGGCCTGTGAGGGCACAGAATGACCCTGACGTTTCCTGCACCCCACTCACCCGCAGGCCTCCTGGGCACCACAGCCAGAGGGCCGCCGCCAACGGATTCTGCGTGTTCAACAATGTGGCAATAGCAGCCAAACATGCCAAGCAGAAACACGGGCTGCACAGGTGTGTGGGGGCTGGCTGCAGGGCAGGGGCCAggccagagaggaagagggtggaGCGGCTGCTAGGAGACCCCACCCAGCCCCTTCCCATCCTGTGCCAggctcctggcctggaggtgggaggCCCCACCCCTCAGTGACCCCAGCGCTGTCTGTCCCCAGGATCCTCATTGTCGACTGGGACATCCACCATGGCCAGGGCATCCAGTATATCTTTGAGGACGACCCCAGGTGAGCTAGGGATGGGGACAAGACCCTTCCATGCGACGCAACTCTTTGGAGTGCTCAGCCTGGTCTCAGAAAATCTGACGGGGGAGACGTGGCCGTGTGCTTAGGGATCAGGGTTCTTTGAGGAGCTGTGGAGCTAAGGGTCCtgatctctgacctctgaccccGGCTGGCTGTCACAGCGTCCTTTACTTCTCCTGGCACCGCTACGAACACGGGCGCTTCTGGCCCTGTCTGCGCGAATCAGATGCAGATGCTGTCGGGCAGGGGCAGGGCCGCGGCTTCACTGTCAACCTGCCCTGGAACCAggtgcctgcccctcccccagcccacctcccctgccccacaGCTCCGGGCCTCCTGAGTGGAGCCCAGGCATCCTGCCAGGGTCACccccagaggccaggccccaggggTGAAGACCCCACATCCCCCTGGCGAGGCCCAACACTGACACCCTGTGGCCGCAGGTTGGGATGGGAAATGCTGACTACGTGGCTGCCTTCCTGCACGTGCTGCTCCCCCTGGCCTTTGAGGTGACTGCGTGGGGCGTTGGGGTGGTCTCGATGGCAGGAGGGTGAGATGGGGTATTCGGTGCCCAGAGTCCTGTCAACTCCATCAGAGTGGAACAAAGcccaggtgggtggggagggtctCTCTGGAGGGGCCTCCTCTGTCCCTGCTCCAGCCTCTTTCCTGCTCCTCTCCACCGGCCCTGCCCACAGTTTGACCCTGAGCTGGTGCTAGTCGCAGCAGGATTTGACTCAGCGGTTGGGGATCCCGAGGTGAGGGCCTAGCCTGGCTGGGGAGGGCTCCTGGGGTCCCGGGCCAGGCCCCCTTCACAGTGGCTCTGATTCCAGGGGCAGATGCAGGCCACGCCAGAGTGCTTTGCCCACCTCACGCAGCTGCTGCAGGTGCTGGCTGGCGGCCGGGTCTGTGCCGTGCTGGAGGTGACTGCGGCGAGCAGGGAGGGTGCACGGGCCAGAGGCTGAGGAGCAGTCAGAGGGGGTCTGCTGCATGGGTATGGCGTCCTGCCTGGGATGGCAACATCCTGCCCCAATGACCCCCTTCCCCAGTCACATCTCTGCCCTCCTCCACCTTCCAGGGTGGCTACCACCTGGAGTCGCTCTCTCAGTCGGTGTGCATGATGGTACAGGCACTGCTGGGTGACCCTGTCCCACCCCTGTCAGGGTGCATGGAGCCGCATCGCAGGTGCGAGGGGCAGGAGGGTGGGAAGGGCTGGGGGCATGAGGCCAGGCCTCACTACTCCTGCCTGTCCCTGCAGCGCCCTGGAGTCCATCCAGAGTGTCCGGGCAGCCCAGGCTCCTCACTGGATGAGCCTCCAGGAGCAAGGTCATTGTGGcctgggctgggaggtgggaTCACACCTCGGGCTCCCAGTAAGCGGCAGTAACTCTGAACCACCTCTAGATGTGGCCCCTGTACTGAGTCCCAGCACCGGCTCCCCAGAGGGGAGGCTCTCACCTCTGTTGCCTGGCGGGCCCGAATTCAAGGCAGCAGCGGCCCAGGCCGTGGCTGCATTGAGCTCCCTCCTGGACCAGCTGCGCCTCCACCCCACGCCCTCCGTCCGCACAGCTGTTGCCCTGACTGCGCTGGATGCAGCACTGCTCCTGCCCCCTGATGTCCTCCATCAGGAGGGGTCAGCCCCGCAGGAGGAGACGCAGGTCTGGGCCAGGTGGGCAGAGTGGGCCTGGGGAGAGGGGTGAGGCTGTGTCCACCCATATGCCTGTGTGTGACTCACCTGTGGTCTATGTGTCACCCtatgtccatgtgtccctctggTTTGCCCACCACAGGCCACATGAGGCCTTGGCCCAGGACAAGGCCCTCACTGCACTCGGGAAGGTCCTGTATCtcttggatgggatcctggatggGCAGGTGGGGGCACCTGGGAGGGGCGGGGGTGGCTGTGGAgccaggggcagggcccaggaCCTACCCGTGATGGGTGGCCTGTCCAGGGGAGGACTGGGTGGTGCAGAACCACGACACGAGTGTGGCCTTGTGCCCAGGACCCCTCCTAGAATAGCCCCCAGGGACGGGGTTCTTGAGCACCCCTCCTCAGTTCCCTCAACTAAATACTCTTTGGCAGAACGGTGAAGGGGGTGACTTAAGGTGtggttttaaacatcttattttcaaaagtagaacAATTTGACTTCAGTGTATACAGATGACAGCCACGTGGACAAGGGCCAAAGAAGGGATGTTCGGGTCTGTTTACCTTTTTGGGAATTGCCCTCCACTGCTGTTATTCACTCCACAGGTGAGCAGCGGCATCGCAGCCACCCCGGCCcctgctgcagctgccaccctggaTGTGGCCATTCGGTGTGGCCTGTCTCATGGAGCCCAGAGGTGAGCCTCACCTGGCCAGCCTGAGCCTCTGAGGGAATGGCCCAAGGGCATCTCCTGCCCTGGCTAGCCACATGGGGAGGGCTCTGGGAATGGACTCCAGGAGGGGTGAGTGCAGCCTGTCCTGGGGCCGACTCTTCCTCTAGGCTGCTCTGTGTGGCTGTGGGACAGCTGGATCGGCCCCTAGACCTTGCCGATGATGGGTATGACTCCTGGGTCATGTGTATGTCCAATCCTGCCTGTGAGTGGGCACATGACCCTGGGGCCCCAGGCGTGATGGGTGGGGGGAGTCTTCTACAGCTAGAATTTGGTAGAGGGGCCCTTGGGAGCAATGCCAGGAGAGTCTCCACTATAGAGGGTCAGCAGTCCTAGCACCTGTCCCCCCCAAGCTCTCTACCTCCCCTTCTGAAGTCTGGGTTCTGGAGGGTGAGCAGcgtctcacacacatgcacacgtgtcCATGTGCTCACTCTCCCCTGGAAGAAGGAATCTATGGCTGAATATCAGGGGCAAGGAGGCAGCTGCCCTGTCCATGTTCCACGTCTCCATGCCACTACCAGAGGTGAGTGGTGATGTCACAGGGCAGGGCAGCTGCTGCTTACTGGAATCGTCATGAGGGCCAGGCCCCTGGCTTCCTTCCTGGCTTCCTGATGGGACTGCTGGTGTAGTTGCCCACCAAAGATTGGGAGGTGGGGTGGCCTGAGCTGGCAGGAGGGGTATCCCCTGaatgaggggctggggccatgctCCTGTCCCTCCCACAGACAACTGGTGGGTTCCTGAGCTGTGTCCTAGCCCTGGTGCTGCCCCTGGCCTATGGCTTCCAGCCTGACCTGGTGCTGGTGGcactggggccagcccatggcCTGCAGAACCCCCAAGCTGCACTCCTGGCTGCACTGCTGCGGGGACCAGCAGGGGGCCGAGTGTTGGTACTGGTGGAGGAGGTGAGTTGGGCAGAGGGGACATGctggggggttagggttagggttaggaggtCGGGAGAGACCAGTGACTCTCTGCTTCCAcctctgcccctggcccaggaatCCACACCCCAGCTTGCAGGGGTCCTGGTCCGGGTGCTCCGTGGAGAGGCCCCCcccagcctgggccccttctccAGGGCCTCCCCAGAGGACATGCAGGCCCTGGAGCACCTGAGAGGGCAGCTGGGGCCGCAGTGGAAAATGCTGCAGGTGGCCGGTGAGGCTACGGGGCAAGGCTCAGGCTGGATGCTTGGGGCCTTGGGGACATCCTGCTTTAGAGCTCTGCGGGGAGACTGCCCCTTGGGTAGTGGGGTGCTGCCCGGAACCGCTCACGGCAGTGCCAGGGGACCCTCCACCtcttcccagctcctcctccagtgCTGTGACCTGGGAGCTTGGCGTCGGCCGGGGTGGAAGTCTTTACACCCCGGGACGGACACCACCACCTGGCCCCCAGGGCCGGTTAACCGTCACCGGCACGGCTCGCCCGCGGCCGTGTCCCGACCGGCCCTGCGTCCACTCGGCGCCCCCGCCGCCCTGCGCGGACGGCCCGCCCTGCCCCCCACGCCCCGGCAATAAATAGTTAGGCAAAAGCCTGACTCCGTCTGCTTGGTTCAGCCCGCgccggcctcagtttccccgccgCGGGTCCGAGACTCCCAGCCGGAAGCGCTCCCTGGACGGCAGCTCCACTCCTGCCCCTCCGCGCCCCGCCGGCTCCCCGGTGACGCAGTTCCGGCGCGCCGGCTCCGACGGTCTGGCCGGTCGCGTCGCGGTGACGCGACGGCGGCGGCAGGAGCGGGAGCGCGCTCTTCCCGGGAGGCTGTGAGCGGGGCTCGTGCGCCTGACCCCGCGGACCCTGCCGGCCGCCCCCACTGCCCCTTGGGCGGCGCCTGCTTCGCCGTCCCTCCCGGGGACACGGGAAGGCCGCGGAGCCGCACGTGTGCCGTGTGCGCCCACGCTAGCGTGTCCTCGGGCTCGTCCCGCGCCGGGATCCTGCGGCTTGAGGGCCCGGACCGGGGGACCGCGCCGAGCCGGGCTCTGCGGCCGCAGGGCAGGGGGCGCCGAGCGGCACGAGGTGCCCGGAGCCGAGAGGGTGGGCATGGCCAGCATCACCCAGCTGTTCGACGACCTGTGCGAGGCCCTCCTGCCGGTCGCGAAGGCTCGCTTGGGCCAGCGCGGCGTGAGCCGAAGGAGGGCGAAGCAGAGCCTCAAGAGGGTGGCCTACAACGCTCTCTTCACCAGTCTGTTTCAAGATGAGACGCAGAGGCTGCAGCCTGACCCCTCAAAACTCCCGGTGAAAAACAAGATCCTCATGCTGTCCTTCGACTTGAGGGTGGGTGGCCTGGGCCCCGAGGCTGACCGTTTGGAGGAGCTGGTGGAGGAGCTGGAAGCAGGCCCTTGCTGTCCGCTTGCGGAGGTGGGCTCTGTTTTGGACCTCCTGGTTCAGCTGGCAGGGAGTGGCCCCCCGCGAGTGCTGCCGCGAAAGCGGGACTACTTCTTTAACAACAAGTACGTTGGGAGAAACGTTCCCTACAGCGGCTACGACTGCTACGACCTGAGTGTGTTTGAGATGGACGTTCAGTCTCTGATCTCCAGAGAGGAGTATCTATGTCAGGACATGATCCACAAAGCGCTTCAGGTGATGGAGGCGGCGCCGGGCACTGGCCTGCCCACTGTTGGGCTCTTCTCGTATGGTGACCCTTGTGGTGACAGGTTTGAGAGAGACACCCGGGTCTCGCTGTTCGGTGCCCTTGTGCACAGCCGTACATACGACATGGATGTCCGCCTGGACCTGCCCCCGGTGCCAGACAGCGCAGACCTCTCTGGACTGGCTATTAAGGTAGAGTGATGCTTTCCCGCCTCTGGCTCCTCAGGCGTTTGGAAATGCCTCCTTTGACCTTCCTTTGGTCATGGTAAAGGTAGGATAGCTCTCAAGCCACTTGTGGCTGAGCTGTGGGGAGGCAGGGCTGCTGGAATGCGCCTTCCTGGGTGGCGACGCTGCTGCCAACCTGCACACCAAGACAGCAGGCTGCTTTTCATCTTTCGTCTATCACGGCGTATTTAGTCACTTACTCTGCCCTCTAGAgttgacttttgtttttgttttttttttataattttatttatttatttatttttcccccaaagccccagtagatagttgtatgtcacagctgcacatccttccaggtgctgtatgtgggacgcggcctcagcatggctggagaagcggtgcggcagtgcgcgcccggggtccgaaccccgggcggccagcagccgagcgcgcgcacttaaccgctaagccacggggccggccctagagttGACTTTtgaatttaagttaatt belongs to Diceros bicornis minor isolate mBicDic1 chromosome 25, mDicBic1.mat.cur, whole genome shotgun sequence and includes:
- the HDAC10 gene encoding polyamine deacetylase HDAC10 isoform X3; amino-acid sequence: MGTALVYHEDMTAARLLWDDPECEIECPERLTTALESLQQRGLEQRCLRLAAREASEEELGLVHSPEYVAMLRGTQALGTRELQALSGQYDAIYFHPNTFHCARLAAGAALQLVDAVLTGAVHNGLALVRPPGHHSQRAAANGFCVFNNVAIAAKHAKQKHGLHRILIVDWDIHHGQGIQYIFEDDPSVLYFSWHRYEHGRFWPCLRESDADAVGQGQGRGFTVNLPWNQVGMGNADYVAAFLHVLLPLAFEFDPELVLVAAGFDSAVGDPEGQMQATPECFAHLTQLLQVLAGGRVCAVLEGGYHLESLSQSVCMMVQALLGDPVPPLSGCMEPHRSALESIQSVRAAQAPHWMSLQEQGHCGLGWEVGSHLGLPVSGSNSEPPLDVAPVLSPSTGSPEGRLSPLLPGGPEFKAAAAQAVAALSSLLDQLRLHPTPSVRTAVALTALDAALLLPPDVLHQEGSAPQEETQVWARPHEALAQDKALTALGKVLYLLDGILDGQVSSGIAATPAPAAAATLDVAIRCGLSHGAQRRNLWLNIRGKEAAALSMFHVSMPLPETTGGFLSCVLALVLPLAYGFQPDLVLVALGPAHGLQNPQAALLAALLRGPAGGRVLVLVEEESTPQLAGVLVRVLRGEAPPSLGPFSRASPEDMQALEHLRGQLGPQWKMLQVAGEATGQGSGWMLGALGTSCFRALRGDCPLGSGVLPGTAHGSARGPSTSSQLLLQCCDLGAWRRPGWKSLHPGTDTTTWPPGPVNRHRHGSPAAVSRPALRPLGAPAALRGRPALPPTPRQ
- the HDAC10 gene encoding polyamine deacetylase HDAC10 isoform X4; this translates as MGTALVYHEDMTAARLLWDDPECEIECPERLTTALESLQQRGLEQRCLRLAAREASEEELGLVHSPEYVAMLRGTQALGTRELQALSGQYDAIYFHPNTFHCARLAAGAALQLVDAVLTGAVHNGLALVRPPGHHSQRAAANGFCVFNNVAIAAKHAKQKHGLHRILIVDWDIHHGQGIQYIFEDDPSVLYFSWHRYEHGRFWPCLRESDADAVGQGQGRGFTVNLPWNQVGMGNADYVAAFLHVLLPLAFEFDPELVLVAAGFDSAVGDPEGQMQATPECFAHLTQLLQVLAGGRVCAVLEGGYHLESLSQSVCMMVQALLGDPVPPLSGCMEPHRSALESIQSVRAAQAPHWMSLQEQDVAPVLSPSTGSPEGRLSPLLPGGPEFKAAAAQAVAALSSLLDQLRLHPTPSVRTAVALTALDAALLLPPDVLHQEGSAPQEETQVWARPHEALAQDKALTALGKVLYLLDGILDGQVSSGIAATPAPAAAATLDVAIRCGLSHGAQRLLCVAVGQLDRPLDLADDGRNLWLNIRGKEAAALSMFHVSMPLPETTGGFLSCVLALVLPLAYGFQPDLVLVALGPAHGLQNPQAALLAALLRGPAGGRVLVLVEEESTPQLAGVLVRVLRGEAPPSLGPFSRASPEDMQALEHLRGQLGPQWKMLQVAGEATGQGSGWMLGALGTSCFRALRGDCPLGSGVLPGTAHGSARGPSTSSQLLLQCCDLGAWRRPGWKSLHPGTDTTTWPPGPVNRHRHGSPAAVSRPALRPLGAPAALRGRPALPPTPRQ
- the HDAC10 gene encoding polyamine deacetylase HDAC10 isoform X1 translates to MGTALVYHEDMTAARLLWDDPECEIECPERLTTALESLQQRGLEQRCLRLAAREASEEELGLVHSPEYVAMLRGTQALGTRELQALSGQYDAIYFHPNTFHCARLAAGAALQLVDAVLTGAVHNGLALVRPPGHHSQRAAANGFCVFNNVAIAAKHAKQKHGLHRILIVDWDIHHGQGIQYIFEDDPSVLYFSWHRYEHGRFWPCLRESDADAVGQGQGRGFTVNLPWNQVGMGNADYVAAFLHVLLPLAFEFDPELVLVAAGFDSAVGDPEGQMQATPECFAHLTQLLQVLAGGRVCAVLEGGYHLESLSQSVCMMVQALLGDPVPPLSGCMEPHRSALESIQSVRAAQAPHWMSLQEQGHCGLGWEVGSHLGLPVSGSNSEPPLDVAPVLSPSTGSPEGRLSPLLPGGPEFKAAAAQAVAALSSLLDQLRLHPTPSVRTAVALTALDAALLLPPDVLHQEGSAPQEETQVWARPHEALAQDKALTALGKVLYLLDGILDGQVSSGIAATPAPAAAATLDVAIRCGLSHGAQRLLCVAVGQLDRPLDLADDGRNLWLNIRGKEAAALSMFHVSMPLPETTGGFLSCVLALVLPLAYGFQPDLVLVALGPAHGLQNPQAALLAALLRGPAGGRVLVLVEEESTPQLAGVLVRVLRGEAPPSLGPFSRASPEDMQALEHLRGQLGPQWKMLQVAGEATGQGSGWMLGALGTSCFRALRGDCPLGSGVLPGTAHGSARGPSTSSQLLLQCCDLGAWRRPGWKSLHPGTDTTTWPPGPVNRHRHGSPAAVSRPALRPLGAPAALRGRPALPPTPRQ
- the HDAC10 gene encoding polyamine deacetylase HDAC10 isoform X7 encodes the protein MGTALVYHEDMTAARLLWDDPECEIECPERLTTALESLQQRGLEQRCLRLAAREASEEELGLVHSPEYVAMLRGTQALGTRELQALSGQYDAIYFHPNTFHCARLAAGAALQLVDAVLTGAVHNGLALVRPPGHHSQRAAANGFCVFNNVAIAAKHAKQKHGLHRILIVDWDIHHGQGIQYIFEDDPSVLYFSWHRYEHGRFWPCLRESDADAVGQGQGRGFTVNLPWNQVGMGNADYVAAFLHVLLPLAFEFDPELVLVAAGFDSAVGDPEGQMQATPECFAHLTQLLQVLAGGRVCAVLEGGYHLESLSQSVCMMVQALLGDPVPPLSGCMEPHRSALESIQSVRAAQAPHWMSLQEQGHCGLGWEVGSHLGLPVSGSNSEPPLDVAPVLSPSTGSPEGRLSPLLPGGPEFKAAAAQAVAALSSLLDQLRLHPTPSVRTAVALTALDAALLLPPDVLHQEGSAPQEETQVWARPHEALAQDKALTALGKVLYLLDGILDGQVSSGIAATPAPAAAATLDVAIRCGLSHGAQRLLCVAVGQLDRPLDLADDGRNLWLNIRGKEAAALSMFHVSMPLPETTGGFLSCVLALVLPLAYGFQPDLVLVALGPAHGLQNPQAALLAALLRGPAGGRVLVLVEELLLQCCDLGAWRRPGWKSLHPGTDTTTWPPGPVNRHRHGSPAAVSRPALRPLGAPAALRGRPALPPTPRQ
- the HDAC10 gene encoding polyamine deacetylase HDAC10 isoform X2, which codes for MGTALVYHEDMTAARLLWDDPECEIECPERLTTALESLQQRGLEQRCLRLAAREASEEELGLVHSPEYVAMLRGTQALGTRELQALSGQYDAIYFHPNTFHCARLAAGAALQLVDAVLTGAVHNGLALVRPPGHHSQRAAANGFCVFNNVAIAAKHAKQKHGLHRILIVDWDIHHGQGIQYIFEDDPSVLYFSWHRYEHGRFWPCLRESDADAVGQGQGRGFTVNLPWNQVGMGNADYVAAFLHVLLPLAFEFDPELVLVAAGFDSAVGDPEGQMQATPECFAHLTQLLQGGYHLESLSQSVCMMVQALLGDPVPPLSGCMEPHRSALESIQSVRAAQAPHWMSLQEQGHCGLGWEVGSHLGLPVSGSNSEPPLDVAPVLSPSTGSPEGRLSPLLPGGPEFKAAAAQAVAALSSLLDQLRLHPTPSVRTAVALTALDAALLLPPDVLHQEGSAPQEETQVWARPHEALAQDKALTALGKVLYLLDGILDGQVSSGIAATPAPAAAATLDVAIRCGLSHGAQRLLCVAVGQLDRPLDLADDGRNLWLNIRGKEAAALSMFHVSMPLPETTGGFLSCVLALVLPLAYGFQPDLVLVALGPAHGLQNPQAALLAALLRGPAGGRVLVLVEEESTPQLAGVLVRVLRGEAPPSLGPFSRASPEDMQALEHLRGQLGPQWKMLQVAGEATGQGSGWMLGALGTSCFRALRGDCPLGSGVLPGTAHGSARGPSTSSQLLLQCCDLGAWRRPGWKSLHPGTDTTTWPPGPVNRHRHGSPAAVSRPALRPLGAPAALRGRPALPPTPRQ
- the HDAC10 gene encoding polyamine deacetylase HDAC10 isoform X8 is translated as MGTALVYHEDMTAARLLWDDPECEIECPERLTTALESLQQRGLEQRCLRLAAREASEEELGLVHSPEYVAMLRGTQALGTRELQALSGQYDAIYFHPNTFHCARLAAGAALQLVDAVLTGAVHNGLALVRPPGHHSQRAAANGFCVFNNVAIAAKHAKQKHGLHRILIVDWDIHHGQGIQYIFEDDPSVLYFSWHRYEHGRFWPCLRESDADAVGQGQGRGFTVNLPWNQVGMGNADYVAAFLHVLLPLAFEFDPELVLVAAGFDSAVGDPEGQMQATPECFAHLTQLLQVLAGGRVCAVLEGGYHLESLSQSVCMMVQALLGDPVPPLSGCMEPHRSALESIQSVRAAQAPHWMSLQEQGHCGLGWEVGSHLGLPVSGSNSEPPLDVAPVLSPSTGSPEGRLSPLLPGGPEFKAAAAQAVAALSSLLDQLRLHPTPSVRTAVALTALDAALLLPPDVLHQEGSAPQEETQVWARPHEALAQDKALTALGKVLYLLDGILDGQVSSGIAATPAPAAAATLDVAIRCGLSHGAQRLLCVAVGQLDRPLDLADDGRNLWLNIRGKEAAALSMFHVSMPLPETTGGFLSCVLALVLPLAYGFQPDLVLVALGPAHGLQNPQAALLAALLRGPAGGRVLVLVEEESTPQLAGVLVRVLRGEAPPSLGPFSRASPEDMQALEHLRGQLGPQWKMLQVAAPPPVL
- the HDAC10 gene encoding polyamine deacetylase HDAC10 isoform X5, with the protein product MGTALVYHEDMTAARLLWDDPECEIECPERLTTALESLQQRGLEQRCLRLAAREASEEELGLVHSPEYVAMLRGTQALGTRELQALSGQYDAIYFHPNTFHCARLAAGAALQLVDAVLTGAVHNGLALVRPPGHHSQRAAANGFCVFNNVAIAAKHAKQKHGLHRILIVDWDIHHGQGIQYIFEDDPSVLYFSWHRYEHGRFWPCLRESDADAVGQGQGRGFTVNLPWNQVGMGNADYVAAFLHVLLPLAFEGGYHLESLSQSVCMMVQALLGDPVPPLSGCMEPHRSALESIQSVRAAQAPHWMSLQEQGHCGLGWEVGSHLGLPVSGSNSEPPLDVAPVLSPSTGSPEGRLSPLLPGGPEFKAAAAQAVAALSSLLDQLRLHPTPSVRTAVALTALDAALLLPPDVLHQEGSAPQEETQVWARPHEALAQDKALTALGKVLYLLDGILDGQVSSGIAATPAPAAAATLDVAIRCGLSHGAQRLLCVAVGQLDRPLDLADDGRNLWLNIRGKEAAALSMFHVSMPLPETTGGFLSCVLALVLPLAYGFQPDLVLVALGPAHGLQNPQAALLAALLRGPAGGRVLVLVEEESTPQLAGVLVRVLRGEAPPSLGPFSRASPEDMQALEHLRGQLGPQWKMLQVAGEATGQGSGWMLGALGTSCFRALRGDCPLGSGVLPGTAHGSARGPSTSSQLLLQCCDLGAWRRPGWKSLHPGTDTTTWPPGPVNRHRHGSPAAVSRPALRPLGAPAALRGRPALPPTPRQ